A region of Enoplosus armatus isolate fEnoArm2 chromosome 14, fEnoArm2.hap1, whole genome shotgun sequence DNA encodes the following proteins:
- the pcmtd1 gene encoding protein-L-isoaspartate O-methyltransferase domain-containing protein 1, which yields MGGAVSAGEDNDDLIDNLKEAQYIRTEKVEQAFRAIDRGDYYLDGYRDSAYKDLAWKHGNIHLSAPCIYSEVMEALKLQPGLSFLNLGSGTGYLSTMVGLIIGPFGVNHGVELHKDVVEYAREKLDDFIKNSDSFDKFEFCEPVFVVGNCLEISTDSHQYDRIYCGAGVQKDHENYMKVLLKIGGILVMPIEDQLTQITRTGQCTWESKNILAVSFAPLVQQSRADGEKPDTVQLPPVTVRSLQDLSRIYIRRTLRNLANEDSQGKGTAQRVPQKRKRRRCRRRRINTYVFVGNQLIPQMVESEEEEHPEEAHTEVEEEEERDIGDIEILKQVNVLRDQIMALPLPESLKAYLLYYREK from the exons ATGGGGGGAGCCGTGAGCGCTGGGGAGGACAATGACGACCTTATTGATAATCTGAAGGAGGCCCAGTATATCCGCACAGAAAAAGTTGAACAGGCTTTTCGGGCCATAGACCGCGGTGACTACTATCTAGACGGCTACCGGGACAGTGCCTACAAAGACTTGGCGTGGAAGCATGGCAACATACACCTCTCTGCTCCGTGTATATACTCTGAGGTAATGGAGGCTCTCAAACTGCAGCCAGGACTTTCTTTCCTCAATCTGGGCAGTGGAACTGGCTACCTGAGCACAATGGTCGGCCTTATCATAG ggCCATTTGGTGTGAACCATGGAGTTGAGCTCCATAAGGATGTGGTGGAATATGCCAGAGAGAAGCTGGATGATTTCATAAAGAATAGTGACAGCTTTGACAA gttTGAGTTCTGTGAACCTGTCTTTGTGGTGGGGAATTGCCTTGAAATCTCAACAGACAGTCACCAATACGATCGCATTTATTGTGGCGCGGGAGTGCAGAAAGACCATGAAAATTACATGAAAGTACTGCTCAAAATTGGAGGCATACTGGTGATGCCTATAGAGGATCAG CTGACCCAGATAACCAGGACTGGCCAGTGCACATGGGAGAGCAAAAACATCTTGGCGGTGTCCTTTGCCCCCTTggtccagcagagcagagctgatgGAGAGAAGCCCGACACTGTCCAGCTGC CCCCGGTGACTGTCCGCAGCCTTCAGGATCTGTCTCGGATCTACATTCGCCGCACGCTGAGAAACCTGGCCAACGAAGACAGCCAGGGGAAGGGGACGGCGCAAAGAGTTCCCCAGAAGCGCAAACGCAGGCGTTGCCGACGGCGACGCATCAACACCTACGTTTTTGTAGGCAACCAGCTGATCCCCCAAATGgtggagagtgaggaggaggagcaccctgaggaagcacacacagaagtggaggaggaggaggaaagagacatTGGCGACATTGAAATCCTCAAGCAAGTGAACGTGTTGAGAGACCAAATAATGGCTTTACCGCTGCCCGAGTCACTGAAAGCATACTTGCTGTATTACAGAGAGAAATGA
- the sntg1 gene encoding gamma-1-syntrophin, which yields MDFKTSNEETKTGIYLMQEGNEEPFNIRLHLAKDILTIQEQDVICVSGEPFYSSERTVTIRRQTIGGFGLSIKGGAEHKIPVVISKISKEQKAELSGLLFIGDGILQINGINVRSYRHEEVVQVLRNAGEEVTLTVSFLKKTPAFLKLPLCEDCTCIPSDQSSGTSSPLCDSGLHLNYHPNNTDTLSCSSWPTSPGLRWEKRWVDLRLIPLLHSRLSQYIPGSDVCRKNAFQVIAVDGVCSGVIQFPTAEDCLDWLQAIANNISSLTKHNVKKINRNFPVNQQIIYMGWVDDKEQDSVQDRMYSPKFLALRGSSLFKFSAPPVTTWDWTRAEKSFTVYEIMCKILKDNDLLDKRKHCFSIQTESGEDMFFSVELECELLIWEKAFQMATFLEVERIQCKTYACIMESHLMGLTVDFSMGFVCFDAASKAVLWRYKFSQLKGSSDDGKSKIKFLFQNQDSKSIEAKELEFSNLFAVLHCIHAFFAAKVACLDPMFVESQGTATTTGFPSLSSISCNSQTPKLKYAT from the exons ACAAAGACTGGGATTTATTTGATGCAAGAAGGTAATGAAGAGCCGTTTAATATTCGACTACACTTGGCCAAAGATATTCTGACAATTCAAGAACAAGATGTCATCTGCGTGTCGGGAGAGCCTTTTTATTCAAGT GAGAGGACTGTAACGATCAGGAGGCAAACAATTGGAGGCTTTGGCCTGAGCATCAAG GGTGGAGCAGAGCATAAAATCCCTGTTGTGATatcaaaaatatcaaaagaacaaaaag ctgAACTCTCTGGGCTGCTATTCATCGGAGACGGCATCCTTCAG ATAAATGGAATAAACGTTAGAAGTTATCGCCACGAGGAAGTG GTCCAGGTTTTGAGAAATGCAGGTGAAGAAGTGACTCTTACTGTCTCTTTCCTTAAGAAGACTCCAGCCTTTCTGAAACTGCCCCTGTGTGAGGACTGCACAT GTATCCCCAGCGACCAGAGTAGCGggacctcctctcctctgtgtgatAGTGGCCTGCACTTGAACTACCATCCTAACAACACG GACACGCTGTCCTGCTCGTCCTGGCCCACGTCCCCGGGGCTTCGCTGGGAGAAGAGATGGGTGGACCTGCGCCTTATTCCACTGCTCCACTCACGCCTGTCGCAATACATCCCGGGCTCTGACGTCTGCAG GAAAAATGCTTTCCAGGTCATAGCTGTGGACGGAGTCTGCAGCGGAGTTATACAGTTTCCCACAGCTGAAGACTGCTTGGACTGGCTTCAGGCAATAGCGAACAACATTTCCAGTCTCACCAAGCACAAT GTGAAGAAGATTAACCGAAATTTTCCCGTTAACCAGCAG ATTATCTACATGGGCTGGGTCGACGATAAGGAGCAGGACTCCGTTCAGGACCGAATGTACTCACCAAAGTTCCTCGCTTTGAGGGGTTCCTCACTCTTCAAGTTTTCAGCACCTCCT GTGACAACATGGGACTGGACCAGAGCAGAGAAAAGCTTTACTGTGTATGAGATAATGTGCAAGATTTTAAAG GATAATGACCTTCTGGACAAGAGGAAGCACTGCTTCAGCATCCAGACGGAGAGCGGGGAGGACATGTTCTTCAGCGTGGAACTGGAGTGCGAGCTGCTGATCTGGGAAAAGGCTTTTCAGATGGCCACTTtcctggaggtggagaggatACAG TGCAAAACGTATGCCTGTATCATGGAGAGCCACCTTATGGGCCTTACAGTTGACTTCAGCATGGGCTTTGTGTGCTTTGATGCAGCTTCAAAG GCAGTACTGTGGAGATACAAGTTCTCCCAACTAAAAGGATCATCTGATGATGGAAAGAGCAAGATCAAGTTTTTGTTCCAAAATCAAGACTCCAAATCTATTGAAGCAAAG gaGCTGGAGTTCTCAAACCTCTTCGCTGTGCTTCACTGTATTCACGCTTTTTTTGCTGCCAAAGTTGCTTGCCTGGACCCGATGTTTGTGGAGAGCCAAGGCACCGCGACGACCACTGGGTTTCCTTCTCTTTCCAGTATCTCATGTAATTCACAGACACCTAAACTCAAATACGCCACTTGA